In a single window of the Micromonospora inositola genome:
- a CDS encoding DUF3618 domain-containing protein, with the protein MSNDPNRIRSEIENTRSELSSDVDALTDKVNPRRIAGERVGQARGAFARAKEKVMGAPMDGQSAGQRMSHTAGSARQMGSQAGERMSHAAGSVREEARSLGQQSREQAQGNPLAAGLIAFGAGLLVSSLMPPSRPERQWAGQARGMVTEHSAGLREQASEVGHQLRDNLREPAQQAARSVGSTAAQGASAVREQGRSATHQLQEQGHQAADDIRRR; encoded by the coding sequence ATGTCCAATGATCCGAACCGGATCCGGTCAGAGATCGAGAACACCCGAAGCGAGTTGAGCAGCGACGTCGACGCGCTGACCGACAAGGTCAACCCGCGCCGGATCGCCGGTGAGCGCGTCGGGCAGGCCCGCGGGGCGTTCGCGCGGGCCAAGGAGAAGGTGATGGGCGCCCCGATGGACGGACAGAGCGCCGGCCAGCGGATGTCCCACACCGCGGGCTCGGCGCGACAGATGGGGAGCCAGGCCGGCGAGCGGATGTCCCACGCCGCCGGTTCGGTGCGGGAGGAGGCCCGTTCGCTGGGGCAACAGTCCCGGGAACAGGCACAGGGCAACCCCCTCGCGGCCGGCCTGATCGCGTTCGGCGCCGGGCTGCTGGTCTCCTCGCTGATGCCGCCCAGCCGCCCGGAGCGGCAGTGGGCCGGCCAGGCCCGCGGGATGGTCACCGAGCACTCCGCCGGGCTGCGCGAGCAGGCCAGCGAGGTCGGTCACCAGCTCCGGGACAACCTGCGCGAGCCCGCGCAGCAGGCCGCACGGTCGGTGGGGTCCACTGCCGCCCAGGGCGCGTCCGCCGTCCGCGAGCAGGGCCGGTCGGCCACCCACCAATTGCAGGAGCAGGGGCATCAGGCCGCCGACGACATCCGACGCCGTTGA